One segment of Natranaeroarchaeum aerophilus DNA contains the following:
- a CDS encoding AbrB/MazE/SpoVT family DNA-binding domain-containing protein — MSYEATVTSKGQVTIPKAVRERLNLEQGEKILFRFEEDGSVRLVAVPSDPMERLEAAQDRAAPYDLDASELIERERRDWGR, encoded by the coding sequence ATGTCTTACGAAGCAACCGTCACCAGCAAAGGGCAGGTCACGATCCCGAAAGCGGTTCGAGAACGGCTGAATCTCGAACAGGGTGAGAAGATCCTGTTCCGGTTCGAGGAGGACGGCAGTGTTCGCCTCGTCGCCGTCCCCAGTGATCCCATGGAACGTCTCGAAGCGGCACAGGATCGTGCTGCACCGTACGATCTCGATGCGTCCGAACTGATTGAGCGCGAACGCCGGGACTGGGGACGGTGA
- a CDS encoding TspO/MBR family protein, whose protein sequence is MSHSTSADIRGRFDDLDGRDLLALAGFIVGVNVVGALPAVFAGADTSWIERPWFYPPEIAFPIVWTLLFTLMGVALFLLWRRGFGRRDVKLAFGVFAAQMAINVTWTPVFFGQQEPGWGLVIIGVLWTAIVATIYVFDRVDRRAAALLVPYLAWVTFAAVLNFEIWRLSA, encoded by the coding sequence ATGAGCCACTCGACCTCCGCGGACATCAGGGGCCGCTTCGACGACCTCGACGGGCGCGATCTACTCGCCCTGGCCGGGTTCATCGTCGGCGTCAACGTCGTCGGCGCGCTGCCGGCCGTCTTCGCGGGGGCAGATACCTCATGGATCGAACGGCCCTGGTTCTATCCACCGGAGATCGCGTTCCCGATCGTCTGGACGCTCCTGTTTACCCTGATGGGCGTCGCCCTCTTTCTCCTCTGGCGGCGTGGGTTCGGGCGACGTGACGTCAAGCTCGCATTTGGCGTCTTCGCCGCCCAGATGGCGATCAACGTGACGTGGACGCCGGTATTCTTCGGGCAACAGGAGCCCGGCTGGGGGCTCGTGATCATCGGCGTCCTCTGGACGGCCATCGTCGCGACGATTTACGTCTTCGATCGGGTTGACCGACGGGCGGCTGCCCTGCTGGTGCCGTATCTGGCATGGGTCACGTTCGCCGCGGTGCTGAATTTCGAGATCTGGCGGTTGAGTGCGTGA
- a CDS encoding ATP-dependent DNA helicase: MPESNGYMRFFPYDEPYENQREAMDRIYNGLSRGQDVLFEGACGTGKTLSALVPALEYAREADKTVVITTNVHQQMRQFVHEARQITKRESIRAIVFRGKSSMCHIDVDYEECQVLRDNTYDLVDAERDKEQLERREQELLEASQEGDERATEARSAVMDELDALEEQVENLQEQNTCEYYYENLTADTDAFYNWLYEDVRTPDEIYEHAGEQGFCGYELLKEGIEGVDLVVCNYHHLLDPTIREQFFRWLGREPDDVITVFDEAHNVEGSAREHATKTLTENTLDAALDELKESDDLRAEQAENVIRTFRDALVETYEDSFGFGGRDGVDENWEDVAIANEEGRDDLTRAFLQGYTGRGIDDDIESARKLGRELEEEYEEAYKSGESSTRQECQTIAAARFLESWMADGTELGKYPVVSVRRNEGTGEVYGRAELYTCIPREVTGELFEEVHAAVLMSATLRPFDVFEDVLGLESPVTLAYGLQFPPENRRTYAVGTPPLFASDREDPEVQGAVADTLADAAEFTPGNTLAFFPSYSEAERYHGHLQSAIPTDSLYLDQAGTSAEELRQSFVDDDGGVLLTSLWGTLSEGVSFDGDDAHTVAVVGVPYPHLDDRSEAVQEAYDAAFSGRAGVDDAGWRYAVEIPTIRKTRQALGRVLRSPEDVGVRILLDSRYTAEKERDLGKYSVRDAFPAEEREEMLDVDPEKLKFAMLNFYTDHDAYDGAPPTP; this comes from the coding sequence GTGCCAGAGTCCAACGGGTACATGCGCTTTTTCCCCTACGACGAGCCCTACGAGAACCAGCGAGAGGCGATGGACCGCATCTACAACGGGCTCTCCCGCGGGCAGGACGTCCTCTTCGAGGGGGCCTGCGGGACGGGAAAGACGCTCTCGGCGCTCGTGCCCGCACTGGAGTACGCCCGCGAGGCGGACAAAACGGTCGTCATCACAACGAACGTCCACCAGCAGATGCGTCAGTTCGTCCACGAGGCCCGCCAGATCACGAAACGGGAGTCGATCCGGGCGATCGTCTTCCGCGGGAAATCCTCGATGTGTCACATCGACGTCGACTACGAGGAGTGTCAGGTGCTGCGGGACAACACCTACGATCTGGTCGATGCAGAACGCGACAAAGAGCAGTTAGAACGGCGCGAACAGGAGCTGCTGGAAGCCAGTCAGGAGGGCGACGAGCGCGCCACGGAGGCCCGGAGCGCCGTGATGGACGAACTCGACGCGCTCGAAGAACAGGTCGAGAACCTGCAGGAACAGAACACCTGCGAGTACTACTACGAGAACCTCACTGCCGATACTGACGCCTTTTACAACTGGCTCTACGAGGACGTCCGGACGCCCGACGAGATCTACGAGCACGCCGGCGAGCAGGGCTTCTGTGGCTACGAACTCCTCAAGGAGGGGATCGAGGGCGTTGATCTGGTCGTCTGTAACTACCACCACCTGCTCGACCCGACCATCCGCGAACAGTTCTTCCGCTGGCTCGGTCGCGAGCCCGACGACGTCATCACCGTCTTCGACGAGGCCCACAACGTCGAGGGGTCGGCCCGCGAACACGCAACCAAGACGCTCACCGAGAACACGCTCGACGCCGCGCTGGACGAGCTAAAAGAGAGCGACGACCTGCGGGCCGAGCAGGCCGAGAACGTCATCCGAACGTTCAGAGACGCCCTCGTGGAGACGTACGAGGACTCCTTTGGTTTCGGCGGGCGCGACGGGGTCGACGAGAACTGGGAGGACGTCGCCATCGCCAACGAGGAGGGCCGGGACGACCTCACCAGAGCGTTCCTGCAGGGGTACACCGGGCGCGGGATCGACGACGACATCGAGTCGGCCCGAAAGCTGGGGCGCGAGCTTGAGGAGGAGTACGAGGAGGCCTACAAGAGCGGCGAGTCGAGCACGCGCCAGGAGTGTCAGACGATCGCCGCCGCACGGTTCCTGGAGTCGTGGATGGCCGACGGAACGGAACTCGGGAAGTATCCGGTCGTCTCGGTCCGACGTAACGAGGGAACCGGCGAGGTGTACGGCCGCGCGGAGCTGTACACCTGCATCCCCAGAGAGGTGACCGGCGAGCTGTTCGAGGAGGTCCACGCTGCCGTCCTGATGAGCGCAACCCTGCGCCCGTTCGACGTGTTCGAGGACGTTCTCGGACTGGAGAGCCCCGTCACGCTGGCCTACGGGCTGCAGTTCCCCCCGGAGAACCGCCGCACCTACGCCGTCGGGACGCCACCCCTATTCGCCAGCGACCGCGAGGATCCCGAAGTGCAGGGTGCCGTTGCGGACACGCTCGCCGACGCCGCCGAGTTCACGCCCGGGAACACGCTCGCGTTTTTCCCCAGCTATAGCGAGGCCGAGCGATACCACGGACACCTGCAGTCGGCCATTCCGACCGACAGCCTCTACCTCGATCAGGCCGGAACGAGCGCCGAGGAGCTCCGCCAGTCCTTCGTCGACGACGACGGCGGTGTCTTGCTGACCTCGCTGTGGGGGACCCTCTCGGAGGGGGTGAGCTTCGACGGTGACGACGCCCACACCGTCGCCGTCGTTGGGGTCCCGTACCCGCATCTCGACGACCGCTCCGAGGCGGTACAGGAGGCCTACGACGCCGCGTTCAGCGGACGGGCGGGCGTCGACGACGCCGGCTGGCGCTACGCCGTCGAGATCCCGACGATCCGGAAGACACGACAGGCACTCGGCCGGGTGCTTCGCTCGCCCGAGGACGTCGGCGTGCGGATCCTGCTGGATTCGCGCTATACCGCCGAGAAGGAGCGTGACCTCGGGAAGTACAGCGTCAGGGATGCGTTCCCCGCCGAGGAACGCGAGGAGATGCTTGACGTCGATCCGGAGAAACTCAAATTCGCCATGCTCAATTTCTACACCGATCACGACGCATACGATGGCGCGCCGCCGACGCCCTGA
- a CDS encoding DUF7537 family lipoprotein, whose amino-acid sequence MHRRRVLLGMGSLVALAGCNGQSGDDGNGEEEDGDEKNGEEEIDPTYPAGFDEYGVTDADEALAGHEAAIADRPVHGQTTIELTIPTDDGEDRVQQLSLTTRADGAGTEYSRIDLTESTAETYRDGDGLVYTRIDDGENVQYEADEIETPEAVSLGTFGPALAAADLELEDVSDDDPRRLTYSGSGVLDENTTFGDVEDVETQIVVDEEGAFHSFSVSYTVPDGADVEASFEFTYDDVTVEEPDWLDEARE is encoded by the coding sequence ATGCATCGACGGCGTGTTCTACTCGGAATGGGGAGTCTCGTCGCGCTGGCTGGCTGTAACGGCCAGTCGGGCGACGACGGGAACGGCGAGGAAGAGGATGGAGACGAAAAGAACGGAGAGGAGGAGATCGACCCGACCTATCCCGCTGGCTTCGATGAATACGGCGTCACTGACGCCGACGAGGCCCTCGCAGGCCACGAGGCGGCAATCGCCGACAGGCCGGTTCATGGCCAGACCACGATCGAGCTGACAATCCCAACCGACGACGGCGAGGACCGTGTCCAGCAGCTGTCACTGACGACGCGAGCCGACGGCGCTGGCACGGAGTACTCCCGGATCGACCTGACCGAGAGCACCGCCGAGACCTACCGGGACGGCGACGGGCTCGTCTACACGCGGATCGACGACGGTGAGAACGTCCAGTACGAGGCCGACGAGATCGAGACGCCCGAGGCTGTCTCGCTTGGGACGTTCGGCCCGGCGCTCGCGGCCGCTGATCTCGAACTGGAGGATGTGTCCGACGACGATCCACGACGACTCACCTACAGCGGTTCCGGCGTACTCGACGAGAATACGACGTTCGGTGACGTCGAGGATGTCGAGACGCAGATCGTCGTCGACGAGGAGGGTGCGTTCCACTCCTTTAGCGTCTCCTACACCGTGCCCGACGGTGCGGACGTCGAGGCGAGTTTCGAGTTCACGTACGACGACGTTACTGTCGAGGAACCCGACTGGCTCGACGAGGCACGGGAGTAG
- the cgi121 gene encoding KEOPS complex subunit Cgi121 gives MELLEGELVVGDLDAFIETLAAIGDEYDCTIQAFDGRYVAGRLHLERALALADRAIERGENVARDRSVEILLYAAGRRQINKALEMGLEAGDNEAVVLVDGHEESADEAGAIAALESRLDLTPSPTLATEHANEELLREFFDIGAAELAATDASLAELVRERVALLDVEK, from the coding sequence ATGGAGTTACTCGAGGGGGAACTCGTCGTCGGGGATCTCGACGCGTTCATCGAAACGCTCGCAGCGATTGGCGATGAGTACGACTGCACGATCCAGGCCTTCGACGGCCGGTACGTCGCTGGCCGACTGCATCTCGAACGAGCCCTTGCCCTTGCCGACCGGGCAATTGAGCGTGGCGAGAACGTGGCACGCGATCGGTCCGTGGAGATACTGCTGTACGCCGCCGGTCGGCGACAGATCAACAAGGCACTCGAAATGGGGCTCGAAGCAGGCGACAATGAAGCGGTCGTGCTCGTCGACGGGCACGAGGAGTCGGCCGACGAAGCGGGTGCGATCGCGGCGCTCGAATCGCGACTCGATCTGACGCCAAGCCCGACGCTCGCGACCGAGCACGCCAACGAGGAACTGCTCCGGGAGTTCTTCGATATCGGTGCCGCGGAGCTGGCCGCGACGGACGCGTCGCTCGCGGAGCTCGTGCGTGAGCGGGTCGCGCTGCTGGACGTCGAGAAGTGA